aaaaggggggaggcAGAGTGAAGCATTTAATTAGCCGCTATCACACAGCAGCAAACATCATCAAAGCAAGCTGTGACTCTGCCACACAATGGATATGCGCTACCGTTAGCGTCGGGAGCCCGTAACTCAAAACAAGAGCCATGACTATGAGAAGATTTACATGTTGTGGGCAGTGTGTACAAAACAGCGGATACTGTGAaaatgcgatttttttttaccaaggcAATTGCGAATCTCTCCTCCAATTCTGCAGGGTCTGGCATGGGTAGTTTGGGGGGCTTGTTCCTCGCCCTGAAGTCTGTGAGCTGGGCATCCATACTCTCAGCGTTCCCCATGTTATTGTCCGCTGTTTTCCTCtgttacagacagaaacacgtTTTCCCACAGTTTCCTCCAGAAAATACAAGTCGAGTGGAGAAATCCACGATGGACGAAAGCCTCAATCACATTAAAGTCTGGTTCCCACGGGTGAGAATTCAGAAACCTGCAGAACGTGATATCCGATGCGTGGCAAAAGCACTACTACATTGTTAATCCGTGATTTTTGTCGGTCTCTCCATTCATCTTTCCACGGTGGAACAATGCACAGGTTCACAGCGGATCAAAACCGCATCCTTACCCGTATCGCGCACAATAAACGCCCCACTCCCAGTTTGCGCTATTTGCGATAGTGTGCATGATTCAGATACGGCAGTGTGCGATTGTGTGGAGCGATCTGGCTAGTTAATCCTGCCTGTGGCTACAACAGACGGAGTTCGACATCCACACATTAAACAGCAAAGTCTCCATTCAGTACCCGACACAATGAACCCTTTCAGCTTAGAACCCCCGCTGGGGCGTGCCAAAAGCCGCGATGGATAGGCGAAGGGAGGCAATGTTTTGTTCTGTTGCATGCCGGGAATCGGAGTCTTTGAAGTGGTATAATATTAAGGCTACACTCGCCAAGGTTTGGGATTCAATTCGGCTTTAACTGGTATCAGTTCTCAATGATAGCCTACTAAACCGTACTACTCAAAATGAATCTAAATTGTGCCTGTCCGGTGCTGTCATATCCTCCCCCCGGCACATCCATATGGTAGGATACACATGACACGCGCCAGTCATATTAATATGCAGGCCtagaaattacatttcacacGGCCCAATAACCATGCCACTGAGtggaaaaaaataatgaataaaattCGGCATGCCAGAATGCTATggacatttattgttttttttttttttttttttacaatttgttaAATTATATATTGAGTTGTTGCAAGTCTGACAAGTCTCACCATCGTTAGCGGagacaaagaggaaaaaaaagaggtcaATCCAATGAAGTGGGAGAAATTGTGCCACCCGGGCGCATTGGTTTAAGCCTGACACCTAGTGGTGGAAGCCATTCATAGtctgtatgaaggaaaaatgcTTCAATAAAGGATAAAGAAACACCAAACTCAGAAAGACTCAGGTTTATTCAAGTGGGCAGTGCTTCAGTTAGTCTTAAATATGAAACAAAATAACAGGTTCTTTTTCAGTGAGAGAAATGCCATGCAAAGGACTTGTTTGTGACCCAACAGTTTCAGGCCTTAGAAGTTATTATAGAAGTTATTAATAGCAATAAGCAAAGGCACTTACTCCTAATGTTTAATTGAATAAGTAAATAATTTCTATCACTTTTTCATAATTAgacagtaggctaggctacatgAGAGCACTCAGCATGACTGAGCAATCCTGTACAAACAAATGACTAAAGCATGAATTTGCTCACCTATGGGATTCCTATGAGATTCTCTCAGCCAAATTCAAATCTACTCTACGGAACCGACCTGGTGCTACTAACACACAAGAGGACCAGAGGACAGAGATTACAAAGATTACATTCAACAGAGGATGGATGCTTCTGCACCATTTAAGTGTAACACAACAATATTCAACAGACTCAAGtgcaaaagcaaaagcaaaaaaaaaaaaaaaaatcagattgtGATATTCACGCAGAATAGCAAAACCCAACGCTCGCTTTCCTGTGAAACAATCCAGCACATCACAAATATGTCTAACTAATATGTCAACTTCATAATTAAAGGATTACAATAAAACAAGCAAAACTCTCACTGTCGGTTCTGACTGGTCTCGCGGCCAATTCACACCAAACATATCCGAGCATTTGATTATTTTATACAGCAACGTCTCCAGGCACATCTAGATAACGTTCACACCCAGTGCAAACACCAAGCTCGTATCTGAATATTGTATAGGCGTTCTCATAGTGGATCTGCTGTTCACCAGTAGACAAGGAAAGTGGGTTACGCCTGAATATTACATGCAAAGAACAACAGTGGGTGACAGGAGACATCCCATACAGGATGAAAGACTTGTTACAAGGTACATGACAGGACTGGATTAAATTGTTGAAAATTATGCATAATGGACAAATATTAgaggttattttttttaactatatCTCTTTCATTCCTCATACTTCTTAATACATAACAATATATActaaatgcatgcatgcatgtttaatttgttttgaaTGGCTTAAACAACAGACAGATGAATTACTAGTTATTAAACCAAAAAGCACAGAAAGGAATGTCTAGTcttggaaaaagaaaaccaacaaaaaaaaaacactttgattgattgatcaatCAGTCACCCAAACGATTAGCTTGACCAATCAACCAATTGACCAACCAATCAATCAGTGTTCTTGAGTAAGAAAGATGAAAAAGTGCACAAAAGTTAAAGAGGGCTGGTGTTTGTAGTAAGAGCACAGTAAGAGTTAGAGCTTTAAGGCAGGAGGAAATCATCGCTCCTTTTAGTGTCCACTTCTCATCgtctccttcttttcctctcttcttccatctctttattcctcctcctcctcctcctcttctccctcttcccctccctctccttcctctactTCCTCCTGCATAAACTCCACCATGAGTTCTGCAGTGCAGCTGGCCTCTCCGAGGCTGTTGACCGCCTTGCAGGTGTACTTGGCATCGTCGTCGGGGCAGACCTCAGAGATAACCAGACTGCAGTGCCCGTCCTCCTCGTAGTCGATCTGGAAGTGACGCGTCTCCTTTATGGGATGGTCATCCTTGTACCACACCACATCCGGATCAGGATAccctgtgtccacacacacacacacacacacacacacacacacacacacacacacacacacacacacacacacacatacacatacacacacacacacacacacacacacacacacacacacacacacagagggagagagagaaagagagagagagagagagaaagagagagagagagagagagagagaaataaagggtAAATAAAATCTTGCCTGGTACGTAACCATAGCAGGTAAGTTGTCCATTCCCTTTATCAGTATATTTGCACACTAGGATCGCACCACTCTggatcttggtgttgttagcacctaaCTCGGCCAGTTCAGCCACAAGAAAACTGCTTAGAAATGTGCATCTCTAAGGCATCTGAGGAGCCCTGTTTTTAAGAGTGTGGGCACACTACTGGGCATTCTCACCCTCTATCTTGACCATGGGTGGAGGTGCATCTCTAAGGAGCcctgtttgtaagagtgtgggCACACTACTGGACATTCTCACCCTCTATCTTGCAGTCAAAGCGAGCAGCGctgccctccaccacctccacatcACGGATGACATTGTTGAAGGTGGGAGGGGCAGGAGGCCGGGATTCATCCTCCAGAGTTTCCAGGAATGAAGCTGGGGcatcctctgcacacacacacacacacacacacacacacacacacacacacacacacacacacacacacacacacacacacacacacacacaaacacacacacacacacacacacacacacacacacaaacagaaaggcacacacatacacaaacagaaacgcACGTacgaatgtgcacacacacagacacacacacaaacagaaacgcatatacaaacacacacacatagaaaaacacacacaaattatgtttACAGTCTTATATATACAACTGCAGACACTAAAAACACGTATTCTAGCACAGAGGAATGAATCTGATGACATTACACCGACCGACTACACCAGATAAAATCTTTACAAACAGCTACAtccaaatacataaataaaaaaaaacacaacaaaccgTCAGTGGGCGATTTCTTTGGCCCGACTCCACCCATCATCCCCATGGAGTGGAATCTGGAGATGGCGCGCACAGCATTTCCTGTTTTCTGtaacagtgaaaaaaaacacttgtatTCGACCCCTTCAGAATGGCTTTTGAAAGTGAACATACTAACAAGTCTACATAGATAACCAATGAAGACAAAGATATTGACAATAAGAGAGAGATACCAAAGAAGatcaagagaagaaaaagaggactTTTCACTCACCTGCCACTTGCGCCTCAAGATGTACTTCTTCAGCGCTTCCTTGGACAGTTGTTTGGCCTCCATTTTAGCCGTATCCTGCTTCAGCCATTTGTGATCCAGACATTGTACACAGGTGAGACGAGCCCTGCGGGGAGAACAGGCTCATAGTTAATTAATGTTAAACGAGCAGGAAGTGCTCTGAATTCCAGTTTCTATAATTACAACTGTGCCCCGCTGGGAAAAGGGGGaacagagatggggaggggcGACTGAACCAGTGGGACTTGGAGCCAGTTTTACCCTCTGAgcagaaaaactaaaaaaaaatgtcaattaaTTTaaggactacatttcccacaaccCCCTTCCTGCTCACTTCATTGCCTTCTTCAGGAGACTGCTGATGAAGTCTTTGGCCTCGTCGGAGATCTCGTCAAAGGTGTCGTCCTCGAAGTCCCAGGTGGCGGAGGTGACGTTGGACAGAGTCTCGTTGTCGTTGTCGCCCATGAAGGGTGACAGACCGCTGACCCTGGGAGAGGGTAGCAGAAGGGAGCCACAAAATGTTAGCCTTACCTCAAATATATGTTTATGCTGttcatttacttatttattgaGATAGATTGATTCTGTCCATTCTAAATCTTAATTCTGTTGGTcatctttgttctttttttttccctccagagGGCCAAATCCTGCTTGCCTACTGAAGCTCGTATAGTTTCAGATGACCTATCCATATTCATGTATTACTTGAATACCATTGTGACCGCCTCAGCACAATTTTGACCCAAAATGATTGGTGGAACTGCTCAGCTAATATGAGCTGGAAAGAGCACTACTCCGCAGTAGCGGGGGTCTCCAAAAGAAATGGAATCTTTTCGATATTTTAACAAACCCGTCTGAAAAGTACCCTGAAAGGAATGAGATGTGCGAGAGCTTGAGTCGGGGGCACTTACAGGATGTAGCAGATGACCCCGATGCTCCACATATCTGTGGCGAAGCCAATCTCCTCGTAGTTGATCACCTCAGGAGCCACAAACTCAGGAGTTCCAAACAAAACCTTTAGTCCACCAGCATTATCTGTGAAAACATGTTTTCAGGTTTATGTTGGGAAAATAATTCTTTTGAAGCACTTGGAATGATGTATAATACCCTTTAACCCTATCATCAGTAATTAGCATAGGCTATTGACCATTGCTGTCCATTATTGTCCATTCATGAATATTTTGTGAGTAAATGGATAGTACCTAGCCGTCTGGCGAGGCCGAAGTCAATGAGTTTGATCTTGCTGCCTGTCTTGTTGATGCACATGATGTTCTCTGGCTTGAGGTCCAGGTGGACGATGCCCTGCTTGTGAATGAAGGCCACGCCCTCGATGATCTGCAGCATGTATTTGatcacttctctctcactcagctcAAAGTCCTCGTCCACGATTCGATCAAACAGCTCACCACCAGAGATTCTGAATCACAGTGACATCCACATAATGGACACTGTTTCCATAGTGTTTATGGTGAACATTTTAATGATCTAATGCAGTGAAGTAAACTTCCATCTCACATTTTGTCTTAGACAggaaacaaacaacagcaaaacagcaAAAGCACTCTGGAATCAGTGTGCCAAAGATGTCATTAAAGGTAGCATTTCACGGTTGGCAGTAGTGGACTGACTGACGTGTAAGTGTTGACATAGGGTGATTAATACTTTAATTGATTACATCGATTAGATTTCCTCGTCAGCTGTGGATTGAATCTAAGGGTTTTATCATGCTCTGAACTAGCCAAAACAAAGTGTGTGCTCTATTCTGTCACAATGGTGCAAATATCTATTAAACAACACTGACCAGATTGCATAGGATTATGTGGGGCATGGACCCAGACCTGCTCAATACTGTTTATCACCACTTTCCACTGAGAGACCGCTTGAAATATTTCTGTTCCTAGAGCAGTAAACAAATCGTATGCTCGACGAGATTCGGATCTGGGCTTTTTTCCATCACGACTGCCAAGAGAAGGAAAAGtgcttcagctctctctctctctctctctctctctctctctctctctctctttctctcttgctctctttctctctctctcactcttttcctctctctctctctctctctgtctgtctgtcctcccttGCTTGTCCATTCTTACTCTTGGCTCTATATAAGGACATGTGACAGACATTTGGCCAATCACGTGCAGAGGGAACTGGCATTTTTGTTCTCTCCTATAAAAAGCAAAAATGAGTGAAATAATCAAGGagctagtgcgtgtgtgtgtgtgtgtgtgtgtgtgtgtgtgtgtgtgtgcgtgtatgtgcgtgtgtgtgtgtgtgtgtgcatgtgtgtgtgcgtgtatgtgcgtgtgtgtgtgtgtgtgtgtgtgtgaacatattcACGTGATGCTTCGGAGAGAACAGCACAAAACAGTCTACCCTCTGGTCACCCAAGAACAACTCATTCCAGTCACAGACAAAACAAGCTTAGCTCAACAAAATGTGATCGTCCCTGTCCCAAAATAAAACGGTTCACGCAATAACTGGTCAGCAGTTTAGAGCACAAATGAAATTATGCAGTATTGAATTATCTAAAAATTGTAACATATTTAACGCCAAAGAGAATGTTTTAGAAAAACAGCAAACACTTACAACTCCAAAACCATGACCATGTCAGACTTGCTCTCAAAGGcatccacacactgcaccagcTTTGGGTGATGGAGGCTGTTCATTATGTCGATCTCCATCCGAACATTATCTTTCGCCGTGACAGATAAGGACTTGATGAATTTCCCGGCCCACACCTTTTTCGTTGCCCTCTCCACCAGTTTAAAGACCTGTCCAAATTTGCCCCTATAGGATAGAACAAGGGAAGAGAaacggaaaaaaagaaagaaaagagagaaaagagagagagagagagaagattggaCAGTTGGCgtcatttgtgtgttgtgttgttggttTCTAAGAGATACGCAGAGAggaagtaaaagagagagacagagagcatcaCTCACGTTCCCAGTCTCTCCTCCACATCGTACAACTCTTTGACGCTACAGTCTTTCTTCACAACCACGTCCCTGTAGTCCTGTTCTTTCTCTGCACCAGCAgttaagaggaaaaaaaaatgtcaaagtgCCAAAGCTTCCAAAGGCAGTTACAGAGTCTCATCAAGTAGTTTTGACTTCATGTGAAGTGACATAACTTAGGTGTTAAGTGTTTCCCATCAGGATACATAGATATGATTAGGTTACATGAATGATGGCTAGAGGGAAGAATAGAGATACAAAGGAAcacccaccaccatcatcatctgcAGCCTCAACCTcttctccctttgtctctgaggaaagacagatagatatatatatatatatatagataaatcaaatagatatataaatagataaatcaaataaatagagaaagagatagatagatagatagtgtgagagaaagggttagagagaaagatgcaaCTTCAAAAAACCCTCCCACATTAAGTTTATCACAGGTCCCTTCTGCCTGTAATACTGCCAAATGTCCAGTAGagggctctctttctcacctttcaccttctccacaCCAGCTGTGACAGGCACAGACTCTGCACCTGGCTCCCCCACTCCGTACATGTTGACGGCCCGCACACGGAACTTGTATTGCCTGTCCGGGAGCAGGTTCTGGACGGAGTAAGAGGTGCTGTTGCAGGAGGCCAGCTCTGTCCATTTGTTGTCCACAGAGTTCCAGATCTCCAGGTTGTACGACTCCACGACGCTGCCGCCATCGTACGTAGGGCCATAccatgagagggtgagagaggattCACGGATGTCACTGGCAGCTGGGACACGAGCTGGAGGATCAGGCTTGTCTAGGGGAGAATGGACAAAAATGTATTTGGTTACTCAATTAGTTGGTCACTCTTCTTTTGCAGATTTTTCAGACACAGAAATCAACCTTTTCCTTCAACTTTCCTTCAAAAAACATGACACAGTATCACCATACTTACTTGCTTATCACCATACTTACTTATGTAAGTACTTACATAGTTACCTACAATTAGTACAATTACGTAGCCCTAATCCCATTGAATATATGTAATGTGTTTCACATATTTATCAGTGTATCTTGTTATGAATCACCCTGTCCAAGTGTCTGCAAATGGGCATCATGTCAACAACAACATAGTAACTCCACAAATCAACCAGAAGATAAGGGGGAAACAGGAACTGCTTGGTCTAGGTTCCCCATTCTACAGGGTAGAATGCTATTCCCATCTCATAAATCATCCCTTTGGCGAGATTAAACAACGGTGAGGTTGTATAATTGGGGGCCCCGTATCTTCCAACAAACATTGCATACCTTTATGACACAATATATATTTATCGATGTAATCTAAAGTTGTGATCAAAGGGTTGAATATAGCTGCAAATGATTTAAGATTTATTGTCCGCTGGTGTGTTTCTACGCTTTGAACAGCCTTGTATGGTAAGCCGAAACAGACTCCAGCGAGACTTTAAAAGGGAGCAGCTTGTCCATCAGCAACACGTTTACAACCTCGATCCAATAAACAAACTGGCAGTAGCGGGAATGATGTAGCTGCTAAGATCAGGCTGTAGTGAGGCAATTACCACTATAATAAAAACAGCAAGCTGAGAGGTAATGGCAAAGGAATCAGACAGACCACTGCAATCAAAACACATAGCTAAATGCTAAATTAATCAGAACTAAACACAATACAGTGCTTTATGTAtaccacagtaaaaaaaaagcttgtaAGAATATTTCTTCTTATCCATTAtattgactttttgttttttcgtgtgtatgtatgcatgctagcCTAAGAATATTTCTTCTTACACATTATATTGACTTTTAGTTTTttcgtgtgtatgtatgcatgctagcctatttacccgtaatgtaaataaatgtcacaAATGCTCTACCACCATGCTGTACtcacccttgtaatagtaaccttacgagaaCATTTTATACCCACTAAGTTGTTCTACAATACTAAAATGCATGTACGTACTATCTTTATGTtggaatgtatgtgtgcatttagttctgctcaaggtttcttcctctgtgtgtgtgcctgtgaacaTGAGGCATACCTACGACGGCGAGGTTGAGGGAGGCCTGCTTGGTGCCAAACTTGTTCTGCAGCTCCACAGTGTAGCTGCCGCTGTGGTCCTGCTCGCTCGCAGCGATGGTCAGCTGACTGCTGTTCTCTGTGGTCTCAATGGTGATACCGCCACTTCCTGACTGGATCTGAAGCAACAATGACCCGGAGGTTAGTCTCAGTGTCTCCCAGCCAACTCCCTGGTTTCTCACCAAACACTTGCTCTCATATTAAACCAGTACCAATATTCATAAAGAGTTTTGGTGTTCATCTTGTCCTCACAGACCATTAAGTCAGACATCAAAGGGACATTAACATAAGCCAGTCTTGAgacatgttttatttaaatgagTTTTGTGGTGTGGCTCCCTAGTCATTATGATGCTCAAGATAGAAGATTTCATTATGAGGATGTGGAAAACAAGATGCtatgctctctgtctgtgaacATAGGGTCAACAATATCACTGCAGCGGATCACCTTATCACTTAAGAGGTGTTTTAAGGCCAGAGTAGGGCCCCAGACCACTGATATTCTACCAACTTATTGTTTTTTGTCAGCCACTGGTGTATAGCTTTTAAGTTTCACCAGCCCACGAGTTCGTACAATATGTATCCTAATATGGAAATACCGACTGCAGTTCATAAAGATCTTAAGagcattttaaaataattttgctCTTCTAAAATTCTGATCCAAGCCATGACACAAGCCATGTTGGAACGCTGCATTACGCCCTAGAACCCTACCTCTCCCTTTAAGAACCTCGAGAAATATGTGGACAAAGGGTTCTCTTATGGAGACAGGGTTCTCTTCTGAGGACACAGATCCCTTAAACATTCTAGACACGCTACTTTTCCCTTTTAGAACCTCGAGAAATATGTGGACAAAGGGTTGTCTTATGGAGACAGGGTTCTCTTCTGAGGACACAGATCCCTTAAACGTTCTAGACACCACCTTTAGATGTTCTGACAAGAGCCTTCATATGCTCTCCCTACGATGGATAACCAAAGATTAAGATACAAcacgtttatttttttctatgcTGTTCTTTCTCCTTACCGGCTTTTTGAACTTCAGCCAGGTGCAGGTGATGGGTGTGGCCCCAATGAAGTTACACACCAGGTCCACTTTCTTCCCAGCCAAGATCTTCTGGTCACTTGGGAACTGGACGATCTGAGGACCGGAGCCTGAGAGgtcaacaggagagagagagagagggggtcatGTGGAGgtctgaaacacagacagacacagacacatactgtctctctctctctctctctctctctctctctctctctctctctctctttctctctctcacacacacacacacacacagacgcttcaacacaaacagaaattctaATACAAATGAAACAGGAGAAGAACACTGGAACCAGCTGCTGTGATTAGAAGCCCTGCTGAAAAAGGGAGAGTATTAAAAACATCCCAAGTGATGCTGCCAGTGGAAAGCATCTCTTTATTTATATAACAGATAAGTGGAGCTCACAGGCAGTACAATAGGGCAACGGGGCCTGAGTTATGACTGACGGAGTGGAGAGTGATTCTGTAAATTACTCcagcttttttgttgttgttaatttaACTGTTCCCTGGAATATTCTggaaaacacagagggagaagacTTACCCTGTTTGGTTGGAGATTTGGGGGCTTGCTTCTTCTTTATAAGGGCCTCATCTACAGAAAAACAAGGCACAGAAATCATAAACATATCAGCAAACCATGGTAAGTAAGTTGCAAAAAGTGCTGAAATACCCAGACtaacatttgaaaacaaaaaacagcccCCTCTAAATCTGGTTCAAAGTTATGCCTCTGGAAATGGGTTTCCAGTTGGAGTTAGAGAGAGGTTTACTAttatcttagacacacacacacttatggttTTGAAATGCACTCATGTAATGATGGAATATAGCTGTACAGGACAGATGTATTTATACGTGTGAATGATGTGGGCATATGGGAGAGGGAGTACAGAAGCTCCAGAGAAGGGAAGCTCTCTCCCTGCAGCGTCCCAGACCAAGGGCCTGCCTCATGTGGACGCTGGATGCTGGAATTCCCCTTTTATGGACATGCTATAAATAGACCTCCGAAAAGGATCCAGGAAAtgtcctgcactctctctctctctctctctctctctctctctctctctctctttctctctctctccctctccttcctttatCTGTTTCCcactttctcatcctctctctctctatctccttctctctctatccctctatctgcctctcctccattctctcctctAGTATTTATTCCAGGGGTCGATAGCCGTCATGAAACAATGCAGCGGATTGTAAACCCTCTCCAGCCTCCAGTGAGGAGGCTCTGTTCTGTTCCCTTGTGCTCAAGCACTGGGCCATTTTAGGCCATTTTCTTCCCCTGCTCCACCTAGTCAGtgccaccctcctcctctctgagtTATGGCCTTCCTCCGTCTCCTGATCTCTCGCACTGTTTGTATTTCCACCACATGAAAGACCAGCACCCGTGTTTTgtgccccctctcctcctctcctcttacaTGTTGATGTTGCTATGCCTGTGAAACCCTAGATGTTACTTTGTGTAGATGTGACAGATTGGCGCAAGTCATAAAATTGTTGGTTAATGTTCCAAAATATcagctacacccccccccccccccacgcattTACTTTGACCCCTTAATACTTGCAGATTAAATCTTGGACATCATGCAATGGATCTGAGTGAGGATATAGACAAACAAATGGAAAGacaaccaccaccactatcACCTCCATCATCACACAAGCCTACACCCCCCatccaacacaaacacccaacCCAATCCAGCTGCTGCCAGCTACGGTGACACAAAGTCCAAAATACTGCCACAAATCCCAGCCACCAGGAAGCCAGCTAGAATGCCACTAGGTTATAGCTGGGCTCAAGCTCTCAGGTGACAGACCTTTATTGGAAGTAAAGCTTAATGTCTACCCTGTTCCTGAGTGCAGCTGACTGACAACGTGTGCCCACTGTGCCCACTGAGGCTCATGGGATTGTAGTTCATCGGCAATCGAAACAGCCAGTACATCTAAGTCAGCTTCGCAGAGCAGAGAACTCACTCAGGaagtgaagggggtgggggacaAAGCACGTGCCTTCCGAGATGGGTCAAGGGTGGCATCTGTGTCCTGTACTGTGTCTCAACCTCACCTCTAACCTTTGGAGCATAAAATCCTGAAATCTCAGGGGCCCCCCATCAAACAGCTTGGGGAGGACTGAGCTCCAAAGCTCCCCCAAATCCATCCATATACAGCTTGTACCCTGCTAGAACTGGAGTAATGGGCAAAAGCCCTTGGAGAGAGGTGTGTCTGATGGCAGAGAGAGTCGGCTAAACCCCCGTAATCCCACCCAGACACCCTTTAAATTACGGCTCATGGTGTGCAAAGATTAACCAGAGGAGGAGGGTTCAGCCATCGAGAATTTACAGAGTGGAAAATTCTTCCTTGAATGAAGGGGCTCAGGATTCGTCAGATAAGAGGGAGCTAAGGTGTGCCTCAACGTGACATTCGTTAATGGTGAGAACAATACTGAATGGCTAGTATTGTGCTGAATAAATTCAAGGACTGTGATGTCATGCTTGCTGAAGGTAGCTTCCTTTTATGGAATACCATAGATTGTGTGGAGACAGG
The sequence above is drawn from the Clupea harengus chromosome 16, Ch_v2.0.2, whole genome shotgun sequence genome and encodes:
- the mylkb gene encoding myosin light chain kinase, smooth muscle, with translation MNTPQLKKVGPRPAPEVKAATPQKVDFRSMLGKRGGDTPKPAPGASPASSGPTDFRALLKKPTDAEKNATKDQTPTPKAPVTKDKQNGINGVDGRLGEKKLDKAVLEKKDVATPEKKGIPEKKGTPVAAEKAAPEKKPSTTDKNTKPADAGLTQKKEVVVSLSEKKAAPAGKQPNFSQTPGDVSVVEGQRLHLQCQVTSDPTATITWSLDGKVIKPSKFIILSQEGTLLAGPAAWSLCPSAKHQTPPTEAHPFWGVGLSDRTVRQQQQQQGERDSEKQAEASHLQQTAPKVHSQRQDHSGPRPLLRRHVHTRERSEEQVRQHQLEQWDFRSLLAQNVNAKAKAKHAATAAATAASHTGNVCQEQEPRDAMNTPQLKKVGPRPAPEVKAATPQKVDFRSMLGKRGGDTPKPAPGASPASSGPTDFRALLKKPTDAEKNATKDQTPTPKAPVTKDKQNGINGVDGRLGEKKLDKAVLEKKDVATPEKKGIPEKKGTPVAAEKAAPEKKPNTTDKNTKPADAGLTQKKEVVVSLSEKKAAPAGKQPNFSQTPGDVSVVEGQRLHLQCQVTSDPTATITWSLDGKVIKPSKFIILSQEGGKCSFTVDKALPEDAGRYTCKAENAAGKAECSCKVMVSEPTDAASGDKKSAPTTENEALIKKKQAPKSPTKQGSGPQIVQFPSDQKILAGKKVDLVCNFIGATPITCTWLKFKKPIQSGSGGITIETTENSSQLTIAASEQDHSGSYTVELQNKFGTKQASLNLAVVDKPDPPARVPAASDIRESSLTLSWYGPTYDGGSVVESYNLEIWNSVDNKWTELASCNSTSYSVQNLLPDRQYKFRVRAVNMYGVGEPGAESVPVTAGVEKVKETKGEEVEAADDDGEKEQDYRDVVVKKDCSVKELYDVEERLGTGKFGQVFKLVERATKKVWAGKFIKSLSVTAKDNVRMEIDIMNSLHHPKLVQCVDAFESKSDMVMVLELISGGELFDRIVDEDFELSEREVIKYMLQIIEGVAFIHKQGIVHLDLKPENIMCINKTGSKIKLIDFGLARRLDNAGGLKVLFGTPEFVAPEVINYEEIGFATDMWSIGVICYILVSGLSPFMGDNDNETLSNVTSATWDFEDDTFDEISDEAKDFISSLLKKAMKARLTCVQCLDHKWLKQDTAKMEAKQLSKEALKKYILRRKWQKTGNAVRAISRFHSMGMMGGVGPKKSPTDEDAPASFLETLEDESRPPAPPTFNNVIRDVEVVEGSAARFDCKIEGYPDPDVVWYKDDHPIKETRHFQIDYEEDGHCSLVISEVCPDDDAKYTCKAVNSLGEASCTAELMVEFMQEEVEEGEGGEEGEEEEEEEE